In Oncorhynchus gorbuscha isolate QuinsamMale2020 ecotype Even-year linkage group LG03, OgorEven_v1.0, whole genome shotgun sequence, the DNA window AGTGGGCTGTGTGTTTGTTGCGTCATTGCATTGATGGGCCCATCCTACAGTATATTAGCTGGGCAAAAATCACCTCTATATTTCTCATTCAGCCTCTCAATACGCCCAAGTATTACTGGTGAGTAGCTTAAACATTAAAACACATTTGGAAACCAATTGAATACACTATATTCACACCACAGACAAGTTAGGTTGAGTTTACACTCAGCAACTAAACCCCATTGTCTCGGCCCATTTTGTAGTGTCATGAACCATTCCTTAACCATAGAGGTGTGGGCTAACCTCACCACAGATAGCCTACTGTGCATAGGGACATTCGATTCCTAGGTTTGAACCATTTTCATGTATTACAGAAAGACAGGAAGTCAATTTTGTCAAGTAATGACATATCCCAACATAATTGTCCCCAAATACTTTTTTTGTGAGAAATCGAAATATGATTTATATTCCCCGTCAAACAGATCTGATGGTATCTTTCTCAAAATGTGACATTTGGCTTCATAATTCAGGACTTTTAGAAAGGGCCTTGAGgtgaaaaatatataattaacTGTAAATGACACGAAATGATTGTAATGAAGCATAAAGCAGCCTAATCTACAGAGCCTTCTAGAAAGTATTGACACCCCTCGACTTTCCCCACAtgctgttgtgttacagcctgaatgtaaaatggattccattgagatgtgtcactggcctacacacaacaccacatAACGGCGAAGtcgaattatatatatatatatatattttttacaaattaataaaaaaaatgaaaatctgaaatgtcgtGAAAAaagaagtattcaaacccctttgttatggcctaaatagAAGAATATGAAGaagaatatgccatttagcagacgcttttatccaaagcgacttacagtcatgtgtgcatacattctacgtatgggtggtcccgggaatcgaacccactaccctggcgttacaagcgccatgctctaccaactgagctacagaacacaCATTTTTTTGCGTCCATGAGtaaaaaaatgtgcttaacaagtcacataataagttgcatggactcactctgtgtgcaataatagtgtttaacatgatgtttTAATGACAGAGGGTGGATCAACAGCGTAGTAGTTACTAACCTAACTGACGGCGAGAAAAAGATGGAAGCATAATAAATGGAGTGGAAAGTTCTTAGAGACTgaccccagaaagactcacagcagtAATTGCTGCTAAAGGTACTTAGAAACAAAGTATTGActacaggggtgtgaatactcatgtaaatgagatcattctgtatttaattttaaattaaatttggcaaaatttctaaaaacatgttttcactttgtcgggtattgtgtgtagatgggagagACAAACTtcttttaaatccattttaaattcaggctgtaacacaagaaaatgtggaatTAATCAAggtgtttgaatactttctgaaggatcTGTATATAATACGATCAATGGAACACTAACAGTGGACCAAATGTTGGAATGGAGCCTTCTCACACACAGCGGTTGATTCAAGTTTTCCTAATTGAAAACGGGTGCTAATTTTACCTCATTTCAAGTTAGATTGTATTTCTAGAATGTCCCCCTTTTATAATACTGTCTGGAAATGAGCACACAATTATTTCATAAAACAGGGTTGCACAATTTGCCTACACATTTGTTGACTTTCAAGAGGgcatttcatatttattttggtGGAACAAATAGTGACATAGCCTACGCCCCCATCATACCCCTACTCTAGTAGTACCCCATCTAGTAGTACCCCATCATACCCCTACTCTAGTAGTACCCCATCTAGTAGTACCCCATCATACCCCTACTCTAGTAGTACCCCATCTAGTAGTATCCCATCATATCCCTACTCTATAGTAGTACCCAATCACACCCCTACTATAGTAGTACCCCATCATACCCCTACTCTAGTAGTACTCCATCATACCCCTACTCTAGTAGTACCCCATCATACCCCTACTCTAGTAGTACCCCATCATACCCCTACTCTAGTAGTAGTACCCCATGGAGCTGAACTCAACACACAGCATGCAATAGTAGTTACTGACATCTTTTTTTCTTTTGTACAATATCACTGATGTCCTGCTTCCTCTCTGATTGTAGTTATGATGGCCCTCGCACCACGACCATCACCAGATAGTCCTCGTCGGTTTTGGCCAGAGCTTTAGCCGAGGCATCAATGAACTGCTGTGAGAACTCACAGGGAGGGAACGCATGGAGAACACCCTGGTGGTCCTTATCCCGGCTGCCTCCAACGGGCAGGCTGATGACTCCAGCTGCCTGCTTCTGTTTCAGGTAGGACACCAGATTGCGGAGAGGACGCTGGGTGGAAGCTGCAGGGTCCGTCGACGACACCTCCTCGCCACCGGAACCGGGAACCGCCAGGAGGACGGCGTAGCCACCGGGGCCGGCCGCTTTGATGCGTCTGGAGACCTCGTCCAGCTTGGGCTGGTCGAGGCGGAGACGCTGGGTGATCTTGAGTTCGCCCACCTGTCTCCCCGTGGGGCCGTCGACGAGGAGGTCCTTGGCCACGCCCTGGTGACCCTCCAGGAGGTGCATGTTGGCGGGGAAGTTGCTGTTCTTCAGGAGGAGCATGCCGTGCCAGGCCAGGCTCAGCTTggatgactgactgcctttagaGCCGCCCTGGTCTGAGGAGCGATCCCTCTTAGCTCCGGGTCCTCTGCTGTCGCCGGCTTTACGTTTCCGCTCCCCTGTTGAAGATGTGAGGCCACTGCTGGAGGCCCCTCTCTCAGCGAGATTCCCCTGGTTCTTCAATCTCCTGTCTCCTCCGCCAGGACGCTCCAGACTGGGGCGGCGGTCTCGTCCAGGGGAGGGTCTGTCGTCGCCGCGAGGGGGGCGCTCTGAGTCACTGAAGCGGCCTCCGTCGGGGCTACCGTCTGGGGATGGGCCACCTCTGCGCCGGCGTGCCGTGCGGTCAGTGCTGTCAGGAGAGACATCAAGATGGCGACCGTCGTCCATGAGGCGTCGTTTCCGTCCCGGGTCGCCGCCGCGCCCCACCAGCTCACGCTCCAGAGACCAGGGCTCCCTCCCCCCCGGCCGCCGGTCCCGCTGCAGGTGATCTGGTAGCTCAAAGACCCCGGGACGTACTCGTTCACGCATAGCCGGGTTAGGGGGCCACTCAACCCCGGGGAAgcccagatctctctctctgaagtggAGCGGCGGTGGAGTCCTTTCTCTGTCCCTCAGCGGCTCAGCTGTGGCTCGGTGGATGAAAGCCTCTGCCACCATGTCGAAGGGGGGTAGAGGAAGAGGCTGAAGGAACTGCTGCTGGTAGTGGTGCTCTGTGTCTGCAAAGTCCACCCTGAGTCTCCTCTCGGGCCCCCCCAGAGGGAAGCCACGCATGTGAGTGCACGCAGCCTGAGCAGCGTCAAGGCTCTCGTACTGTATATAAGCCCAGGTGTCCCCCTTTCTGTAGTCAATGGTCCTTATTGTACCAAAGCGGTCAAACTCTCTGGCCAATGCTGCTAGGGGGACCCAGGGTCCGAGCCCACCCACCCATAGGCGTGTGGTGGGGGTGGCCTTACCATAGCCAATCTTTATGGGGTTACGGCCCACTATCTTCCCAGACATGGTGAGTTTGGCGCGATGGGCCATGTCTAGGTTCTCAAACTTCAGAAATCCGTATGTGCTGGTCTGTCCCCGTGTGGGCTTTATATCCACCTCCGTTATCACCCCAAACCTGTCAAACGCCCTCCTCAGGTCCGTCTCTGTGACTGTAATGTCCAAGTTACCCAGAAACAGCGTTCTGTTAGCTCTTTGGTCATCCTCGGGAGAGATAAAATCCTCCTCGCGGAAAGCAGCAGCTCTCTCTGCAATGAAAGCAGGACCTGGGCGTGACCTGGCTTCAAACAGGGCAAACTCCCTCTCCCGTTCTAGGTCTCTGGGCAAAGGGGgaagtgggggaggagggaggcgcCCAAGTGCCAGctgctgtagtctgtagtctctgTATCCAAGCCCTGATGGGGAGAGGGGTCTCTGGGT includes these proteins:
- the rbm15 gene encoding RNA-binding protein 15 — protein: MKGKERSPIKKRSRVLDDIRDRGGGHPPSKKMGAISVSSGSNNGNSSTKSDAGSTRRSLLGEKRDRDFDGHVSSRSGVSNHSYPGAVASAIGKNHNLGLTLDLATARTSNSRGERALPPPNNNNESEYKTLKISELGTQLSDEDIEDGLFHEFKKFGDVSVKISRSNDERIAFVNFRKPEDARAAKHARGRLVLYDRPLKIDAVYINRRRSRSPVERVDRDPYVGAPGHRHLHTQRPLSPSGLGYRDYRLQQLALGRLPPPPLPPLPRDLEREREFALFEARSRPGPAFIAERAAAFREEDFISPEDDQRANRTLFLGNLDITVTETDLRRAFDRFGVITEVDIKPTRGQTSTYGFLKFENLDMAHRAKLTMSGKIVGRNPIKIGYGKATPTTRLWVGGLGPWVPLAALAREFDRFGTIRTIDYRKGDTWAYIQYESLDAAQAACTHMRGFPLGGPERRLRVDFADTEHHYQQQFLQPLPLPPFDMVAEAFIHRATAEPLRDRERTPPPLHFRERDLGFPGVEWPPNPAMRERVRPGVFELPDHLQRDRRPGGREPWSLERELVGRGGDPGRKRRLMDDGRHLDVSPDSTDRTARRRRGGPSPDGSPDGGRFSDSERPPRGDDRPSPGRDRRPSLERPGGGDRRLKNQGNLAERGASSSGLTSSTGERKRKAGDSRGPGAKRDRSSDQGGSKGSQSSKLSLAWHGMLLLKNSNFPANMHLLEGHQGVAKDLLVDGPTGRQVGELKITQRLRLDQPKLDEVSRRIKAAGPGGYAVLLAVPGSGGEEVSSTDPAASTQRPLRNLVSYLKQKQAAGVISLPVGGSRDKDHQGVLHAFPPCEFSQQFIDASAKALAKTDEDYLVMVVVRGPS